From the genome of Tsukamurella pulmonis:
CGCCATCGCCGCGCCGTGGAAGAGGCCCGCGAACATGTGGTACATGCCGGACAGCATGGCCAGGTCGATCAATGAGGCGGCCCCGGCGTCCGGGCCGTCGTAGACGCCTTCGGCCCACGGCGCGAGCAGGTCGCGGTGCCGCGCGAACACGTCCGGCGCACCGCTGTAGAGGATCCGCGCCACGGGGGTTCCGATCTGGTAGGGCGTGGCCATGATGGCGCCGTTGAGATATTCGACGTCGTGCTCGGCCGCCCACCGGCCGAGCTCTCGAGCCTCGTCGGGCGTCGTGGTCGTGAGGTCGATCAGCGTTCGGCCGCGGAGCGATGCCGCGACGGGGTCGAGCGTCTCCCGGACCGACGCGTACCGCAACAGGCAGGTGACCACCAGCCCGTTGCGTGCGATCGCCTCGGCGGGCGTCTCCGCGGAGGCGGCGCCGCGGGCGACGAGCGGAGCGGCGCGTTCGGGAGTGCGATTCCAGACGGTGACCGCCCGGCCCTGGTCCAGCATGCGGCCGGCGAGCGCGGCACCCATCTGCCCGAGGCCGAGCAGGGTGAGTCCGGGAGCGGTGGGATTCGACGTGTTCGTGGTCATGCCCTCATCGTGGGCGGTAGCATCCGATTGCGTAAGTACCGACTAAATACTGCGGTACTTACCAAAAGGTGAGTATGGAGGTCATCATGGCGGACACACCGAGGTGCGGCCCGTACATCTGCGGGCTCGACGCCGCACTCGACGTGGTCAGCGGCAAATGGAAGGTCCTCATCCTGTGGGAGCTCGAGGCGTACAGCGTGCGGCGGTTCGCGGAGTTGCGCCGCGGCCTACCGGGCGTGAGCGAGAAGATGCTCACCCAGCACCTACGTGAGATGGAGCAGGACGGGCTGCTCACGCGGAAGGTGTACCCGCAGGTGCCGCCCAAGGTCGAGTACTCGCTCACCGCATCGGGCCGCACGCTCAACACCGCCCTCGCCCCGCTCGGCGACTGGGGCCGCGAGCGCATGCGGCGCGACGGCCTCGACACCGTCCCCCACTCGCGAAGCGCGGAAGCGTCGGAAGAAGTTGACGCGTCGGAGATCTCCGACATATCCTCGACGGCGTGACCACCGAGACGGAGAGCACCGATCGCGTCTTCCTCGCGCTCGCCAATCCGGTCCGCCGCGAACTCCTCCGGATCCTCGCCGACGGGCCACTCGCCGCGGGAGAACTCAGCGAGCGGTTCACGCTGAGCCGCCCGGCTGTCGCGGAGCACCTGAAGGTGTTGCGTGACGCCGGGCTCGTCGCGGACTCCCCCGACGGACGCCGCCGGATCTACCGGCTCACTGCGGAGCCGCTGGCGGAGCTCGGCGACTGGTTGCACCCGTTCGAGAAGTTCTGGCGCGCACGACTGTCCGCGCTGGCCGACGTCGCCGAGGAGTTGCAATGAGCACAATCACCCTGGACCAGTACGTGGCGGCACCGCCCGCCACGGTGTGGCGCGCGCTGACGGAGCCCGAGCTCGTGGCCCGATGGTGGGCCGCGGGCGACATCTCCGCCGAGGTGGGGCACGAGTTCACCTTGGACATGCCGGGTTTCGGCGCGCAGCCGTGCCGAGTGCTGGAGTCGGTGGCGCCCGAACGCTTCGTCTACACCTTCACTCCCGCGTGGACGCTGACCTGGACGCTGGCCCCCGAGGGGCGCGGCACCAGGGTGCTCCTCGAGCACAGCGGATTCGACCTGGACGACAAGCGGATGGCCGCGGCCTTCGAGCGCATGGGCCCCGGCTGGCGCGATCAGGTGCTGCCGCGGCTGGCGCAGGTCGCCGCCGAGGTGTGACCGCGCCCGTCTGGAATGATCGACGGGTGACCGAGAACAGCGTCCTCCGCGATCCCGTGAACGCCTCACTGGCCGGGCCGCACGCGCGCTTCCGCGACGCCCGCGGCCGGATCCAGCGCTACCACCCCGACGTCTCGGTGTTCTTCGGCCACCCGCGCGAACTGACGCCGCAGGACTACGCCGACGTGGCGGATCTCGCCGAAACGAACGGGACCGTCCTGCTGCGCGACCGCGCGACGCCGCTCCCCGACGGGTGGACGGTGATCGAGCGGATCGGCCTGGTGCAGTACGACGGCAGCGCGGTCGAGACCGCCGCCGAGCCGGAGGCGGTCCGACTGACGGCGGCGGACGTCCCGGAGATGACGGCCCTCGTCGAGCGCACCAAGCCCGGCCCGTTCCTGCCGCGAACGATCGAACTGGGCACCTATCTCGGCATCCGCGACGGCGACGGCGCGCTCATCGCCATGGCCGGCGAGCGCATGCACCCCGTCGGATGGACCGAGATCAGCGCCGTGTGCACCGCACCCGAGGCACGCGGCCGAGGCCTGGCCTCACGACTGATCCGCGCTGTGGCGCACGGCATCCGCGCCCGCGGCGAGATCCCGTTCCTGCACACCTCGGACGACAACCCCGCGCGCCGGCTCTACGACGCGATGGGATTCTCACTGACGAGCACCGTCCCCCTCGAGGTGGTGCGCGTCGGCCCCGAGCGGTGAGCACCGACCTCCCGGTGTGACCGAGCGGACAGCACCGCCGCCCACCTGCGGCTTCATCGGCTGAGCGCGGTATCTGACACCGGAGCCCGCGGCGCGGAGCGCGAATAATTGATAGGATGTTTCGGCTGCGGCGCACACCGCGGCCGAAGTACCGTGTATCTACCTGGCACGGCCTCCGGGCTCCCAAGGCGGCACGTCGATCGATGCGGCGATCGCCGCGGAAAGGCCCCTGACGGTGACCGCCACCATGCCCCACGACACCTCCCCTTCGACGCCCGGTACCACCGGGCCGACGATCATCGAGGTGGCCGGCCGCAGCTACTTCCCCATCGCCTTCGTCGCCCGCCTCCCCTTCGCGATGATGGTGGTCGGCGTCCTCACCCTGGTCGTGGCGGGCCGCGACTCGCTGGCCTTCGGCGGGCTGAGCTCGGCCATGGTCGGTATCGGTTCCGCCCTG
Proteins encoded in this window:
- a CDS encoding ArsR/SmtB family transcription factor, with product MTTETESTDRVFLALANPVRRELLRILADGPLAAGELSERFTLSRPAVAEHLKVLRDAGLVADSPDGRRRIYRLTAEPLAELGDWLHPFEKFWRARLSALADVAEELQ
- a CDS encoding NAD(P)-dependent oxidoreductase, whose protein sequence is MTTNTSNPTAPGLTLLGLGQMGAALAGRMLDQGRAVTVWNRTPERAAPLVARGAASAETPAEAIARNGLVVTCLLRYASVRETLDPVAASLRGRTLIDLTTTTPDEARELGRWAAEHDVEYLNGAIMATPYQIGTPVARILYSGAPDVFARHRDLLAPWAEGVYDGPDAGAASLIDLAMLSGMYHMFAGLFHGAAMAATVGMSAQDFASRTIPLIESLVAHFAADAAIIDGGDYSVPGQQSLDFSDLSDILRTSEEAGVDSTTIAAIQALIHRQREAGHGAEGFARIYETLRHPESGRDEATEAVRGSA
- a CDS encoding SRPBCC family protein translates to MSTITLDQYVAAPPATVWRALTEPELVARWWAAGDISAEVGHEFTLDMPGFGAQPCRVLESVAPERFVYTFTPAWTLTWTLAPEGRGTRVLLEHSGFDLDDKRMAAAFERMGPGWRDQVLPRLAQVAAEV
- a CDS encoding winged helix-turn-helix transcriptional regulator, which translates into the protein MADTPRCGPYICGLDAALDVVSGKWKVLILWELEAYSVRRFAELRRGLPGVSEKMLTQHLREMEQDGLLTRKVYPQVPPKVEYSLTASGRTLNTALAPLGDWGRERMRRDGLDTVPHSRSAEASEEVDASEISDISSTA
- a CDS encoding GNAT family N-acetyltransferase, giving the protein MTENSVLRDPVNASLAGPHARFRDARGRIQRYHPDVSVFFGHPRELTPQDYADVADLAETNGTVLLRDRATPLPDGWTVIERIGLVQYDGSAVETAAEPEAVRLTAADVPEMTALVERTKPGPFLPRTIELGTYLGIRDGDGALIAMAGERMHPVGWTEISAVCTAPEARGRGLASRLIRAVAHGIRARGEIPFLHTSDDNPARRLYDAMGFSLTSTVPLEVVRVGPER